The proteins below are encoded in one region of Triticum aestivum cultivar Chinese Spring chromosome 1B, IWGSC CS RefSeq v2.1, whole genome shotgun sequence:
- the LOC123086212 gene encoding histidine-containing phosphotransfer protein 2-like produces the protein MAAAALSAQLNAHIAAMYAEGVVDEDTFQELRENGTAAEVARLIINDTYPILDDIRDLMSVPPHALPLLSQPAVHFNEVEALLEQLIECTTSVGAKQVNLACRHFRHFNAIKYEQKCLLSLTVVRTELSIVRNEL, from the exons atggcggCAGCCGCTCTGAGTGCCCAGCTCAATGCCCACATCGCCGCCATGTACGCCGAG GGCGTGGTGGACGAGGACACGTTCCAGGAGCTGCGGGAGAACGGCACCGCCGCAGAGGTCGCCCGCCTCATCATTAACGACACCTACCCGATCCTCGATGACATCCGCGACCTGATGTCTGTACCGCCCCACGCCCTCCCTCTGCTCTCA CAGCCCGCAGTGCACTTCAACGAGGTGGAAGCCCTGCTAGAGCAGCTCATAGAGTGCACCACCAG TGTTGGCGCAAAACAAGTGAACCTCGCCTGCAGGCACTTCCGCCATTTCAATGCCATAAAATACGAACAA AAGTGCCTCTTGTCATTGACTGTTGTTAGGACTGAGCTCAGTATTGTGCGCAATGAGTTGTAG
- the LOC123086205 gene encoding histidine-containing phosphotransfer protein 2-like, producing the protein MAAAAIRAQINVLIATMFNTGLVDDAFLQLQRMREQGRVTPAYVVEVMNRFLNNAERIINDLIGLMNEPEVDFDKVDGLVQQLKLACSSVGAKRLNLCCVQHFSPEAKNKEGYLTALGCVRFQFYDLRSMFKIIMELEQHLAACGPK; encoded by the exons ATGGCGGCCGCCGCGATAAGGGCCCAGATCAACGTACTCATCGCCACCATGTTCAACACG GGTCTGGTGGACGATGCTTTCTTGCAGCTGCAGAGGATGCGCGAGCAGGGCCGCGTAACTCCGGCCTACGTCGTTGAGGTCATGAACCGCTTCCTCAACAACGCCGAGAGGATCATCAACGACCTCATCGGCCTGAT GAACGAGCCCGAGGTGGACTTCGACAAGGTGGACGGCCTCGTGCAGCAGCTCAAGCTGGCCTGCAGCAG TGTTGGTGCTAAGAGATTGAACCTCTGCTGCGTGCAACACTTCAGTCCTGAGGCAAAAAACAAAGAAGG GTACCTCACGGCACTAGGTTGTGTCAGGTTTCAGTTCTACGATTTGCGCAGCATGTTCAAGATCATAATGGAG CTGGAGCAGCATCTTGCGGCATGTGGTCCTAAGTAG